A stretch of the Mycobacterium sp. ITM-2016-00317 genome encodes the following:
- a CDS encoding maleylpyruvate isomerase family mycothiol-dependent enzyme translates to MDHETVWRHIAAQRHEIAELIDTIDARDPDVWDRPSLCAGWSIRNVAAHLTHSTIGLPRMLLEAARSGFRLDAVVNRMAVTDARSPAEIAANLRAVAGSRRHPPGTTALEPLIDVLVHAQDICIPLGITRPMPADAAVAAAHRVWTTGSPFRAQQRLAGTRLMATDAGFDVGEGREVAAPISALLLLMTGREPADGPRR, encoded by the coding sequence GTGGACCACGAGACCGTCTGGCGCCACATCGCCGCCCAGCGTCACGAGATCGCCGAACTCATCGACACGATCGACGCTCGGGACCCGGACGTCTGGGACAGGCCGTCGCTGTGTGCCGGCTGGTCGATCCGGAACGTCGCCGCACACCTGACTCATTCCACGATCGGGCTGCCCCGCATGCTGCTGGAGGCGGCGCGCAGCGGCTTCCGACTCGACGCCGTGGTGAACCGGATGGCGGTCACCGACGCCAGATCGCCCGCCGAGATCGCGGCGAATCTGCGGGCCGTCGCAGGCAGCCGGCGCCATCCCCCGGGGACGACAGCGCTGGAGCCGTTGATCGACGTGCTGGTCCACGCGCAGGACATCTGCATCCCTCTCGGCATCACACGTCCGATGCCCGCTGACGCCGCGGTCGCGGCCGCCCACCGGGTCTGGACGACGGGATCTCCGTTCCGGGCTCAGCAGCGCCTCGCCGGCACCCGGCTGATGGCCACCGACGCCGGATTCGACGTCGGCGAAGGTCGCGAAGTGGCCGCGCCGATCAGCGCGCTGCTTCTGCTCATGACCGGGCGGGAACCGGCCGACGGGCCGCGTCGATAG
- a CDS encoding helix-turn-helix domain-containing protein has product MDVGADAKPEPDSAAGAEPRTVRDRLIDAAEQCLTAKGIRATTVSEVAEAAGISRGWLYRHFPDKNELLGAAIVRLNDAFWTESRARLDQVTGLDQQIAVGVELARRESETPGALVLKLRQEEPEAFTACAGLGVRGLIPEIAAFWVPYVEAAVERGEIHQATDCAEAAEWIARIMMSLATVPGEQCDVDDHDSVLRHARRYLVAALRSDPSAG; this is encoded by the coding sequence ATGGACGTGGGGGCCGACGCCAAACCAGAGCCCGATTCCGCGGCCGGGGCCGAGCCCCGGACAGTTCGGGACCGGCTCATCGATGCCGCCGAACAGTGCCTGACCGCCAAGGGGATTCGCGCCACCACCGTGTCCGAGGTCGCCGAGGCGGCCGGCATCAGCCGCGGTTGGCTCTACCGCCATTTCCCGGACAAGAACGAGCTTCTCGGTGCCGCGATCGTGCGGCTCAACGACGCGTTCTGGACCGAGTCCCGGGCGCGCCTGGACCAGGTGACAGGGCTGGACCAGCAGATTGCCGTGGGCGTGGAGTTGGCGCGCCGGGAGTCCGAGACGCCGGGCGCGCTCGTCCTCAAGCTGCGCCAGGAGGAGCCGGAGGCGTTCACCGCGTGCGCCGGCCTCGGTGTCCGCGGCCTCATCCCCGAGATCGCCGCGTTCTGGGTGCCCTATGTCGAGGCCGCGGTCGAGCGCGGCGAAATCCACCAGGCGACCGACTGCGCGGAGGCCGCGGAGTGGATCGCCCGGATCATGATGAGCCTGGCCACGGTGCCCGGCGAGCAGTGCGACGTCGACGATCACGATTCGGTGCTGCGCCACGCACGGCGCTACCTCGTCGCGGCGCTGCGCAGCGATCCGTCCGCCGGCTGA